A stretch of Halomonas elongata DSM 2581 DNA encodes these proteins:
- a CDS encoding ABC transporter ATP-binding protein, with product MMPSTAMGSPVYKEGPASMPFNSQSRGEATSARDVVDAVNPPRSDYLQLEGLAKAFGATRVFQDIQADIAQGEFITLLGPSGCGKSTLLRSIAGLTALDRGSVRIAGEDITHLPPRKRGIGMVFQHYALFPNMRVADNVAFGLRMQRVEREARRHRVEEVLRLVELEAHADKYPHQLSGGQCQRVALARALVVEPQILLMDEPLSALDARIRRHLRDQIRDIQKTLGLTTLFVTHDQEEAMMLSDRIFLMHQGRILQQGDAEQLYTRPVGRHAAGFMGHYNLLDARQARPLLGHHGEQGQVALRPEALYLVAQGRDPVKSAELPPNAGPGCHGIIRRRRLLGNVVRYEVACGELLLNVDVLNRSARHLLDDQDRVVVHADLDEVQELGA from the coding sequence ATGATGCCGTCAACAGCCATGGGCTCCCCGGTCTACAAGGAGGGGCCTGCATCCATGCCCTTCAACTCGCAGAGCCGCGGGGAGGCGACGTCGGCGCGTGACGTCGTGGATGCCGTCAATCCTCCGCGCTCGGATTATCTGCAACTGGAGGGGCTGGCCAAGGCGTTCGGCGCCACCCGGGTCTTCCAGGATATCCAGGCGGATATCGCCCAGGGCGAGTTCATCACCTTGCTGGGGCCTTCCGGATGCGGCAAGTCGACCCTGCTGCGCAGCATCGCCGGGCTGACCGCGCTGGATCGGGGCAGCGTGCGAATCGCCGGGGAAGACATCACCCATCTCCCGCCCCGCAAGCGGGGCATCGGCATGGTCTTCCAGCACTATGCCCTGTTTCCCAACATGCGGGTCGCCGATAACGTCGCCTTTGGGCTGCGCATGCAGCGGGTGGAGCGCGAAGCCCGCCGGCATCGGGTCGAGGAGGTGCTGAGACTGGTTGAGCTCGAGGCGCATGCCGACAAGTATCCTCACCAGCTTTCCGGCGGACAGTGCCAGCGAGTGGCGTTGGCCAGGGCGTTGGTGGTGGAGCCGCAGATCCTGCTGATGGACGAGCCGTTGTCGGCGCTGGATGCTCGAATTCGCCGGCATCTACGCGACCAGATTCGCGACATCCAGAAGACGCTGGGACTGACGACGCTGTTCGTGACCCATGACCAGGAGGAAGCGATGATGCTATCGGATCGCATCTTCCTGATGCACCAGGGGCGGATCCTCCAGCAGGGTGATGCCGAGCAGTTGTACACCCGTCCCGTCGGTCGACATGCCGCAGGGTTCATGGGGCACTACAACCTGCTCGATGCCCGGCAGGCGAGGCCGCTGCTGGGGCACCATGGCGAGCAAGGCCAGGTGGCGCTGCGCCCCGAGGCGCTCTATCTCGTTGCGCAGGGGCGTGATCCCGTCAAGTCAGCCGAACTGCCCCCCAACGCGGGGCCCGGCTGCCACGGCATCATCCGTCGCCGACGGCTGCTGGGCAACGTCGTTCGCTACGAAGTGGCATGCGGCGAGTTGTTGCTCAACGTGGACGTGCTCAATCGCAGTGCACGTCATCTGCTGGACGACCAGGATCGCGTCGTCGTCCATGCGGATCTGGATGAAGTGCAGGAGCTGGGGGCATGA
- a CDS encoding ABC transporter permease: MSQSADTATIASVPSGSVRRRWRLDPHRLVVGGVFVVLALPLVVTLGYALAGHWGASLLPDSLTLKWFLELWTTPRFQAAFVRSLLVAVGALALSLVLILPVAFLAQTRYPRLDSWMNGLILMPFAVPPVVSSVGLLQLYAGGPLPLVGTPWILIPTYFTIVLPFMYRAIANSLRAIDVVSLMDAARLLGAGPLQAFFLVVLPNIRVGVQIAIFLSFSFLVGEFVFANLLVGTRFETLQVYLNNMRGASGHFTSALVVTLFAFTLVLTWLGNRQSGQDLAKESAS, translated from the coding sequence ATGTCGCAGAGCGCTGATACTGCCACGATTGCTTCGGTGCCGTCCGGTAGCGTGAGGCGCCGCTGGCGGCTCGACCCTCACAGGCTGGTGGTGGGCGGGGTGTTCGTCGTCCTGGCCTTGCCGCTGGTGGTGACGCTGGGCTATGCCCTGGCCGGACACTGGGGGGCCAGCCTGTTGCCGGATTCGCTGACCCTGAAGTGGTTCCTCGAGCTATGGACCACGCCACGCTTCCAGGCTGCCTTCGTGCGCTCGCTGCTGGTGGCCGTGGGTGCGCTGGCCCTGTCCCTGGTGCTGATCCTGCCGGTGGCCTTCCTGGCCCAGACCCGCTATCCACGACTGGATAGCTGGATGAATGGCTTGATCCTGATGCCCTTTGCCGTACCGCCGGTGGTCTCGTCGGTGGGGCTGTTGCAACTCTATGCCGGCGGGCCGCTACCCCTGGTGGGCACGCCATGGATCCTGATTCCGACCTACTTCACCATCGTGCTGCCGTTCATGTATCGCGCCATTGCCAACAGCCTGCGGGCCATCGATGTGGTCTCGCTGATGGATGCGGCACGCTTGCTGGGAGCCGGCCCGTTGCAGGCCTTCTTCCTGGTGGTGTTGCCCAATATCCGGGTCGGCGTGCAGATCGCGATCTTCCTGTCGTTTTCCTTCCTGGTCGGCGAGTTCGTCTTTGCCAACCTGCTGGTGGGGACGCGCTTCGAGACCCTGCAGGTGTATCTCAACAATATGCGTGGCGCCAGCGGCCATTTCACCAGTGCCCTGGTGGTCACCCTGTTTGCTTTCACTCTCGTGTTGACCTGGCTGGGCAATCGTCAGTCGGGCCAGGACCTTGCCAAGGAGTCTGCCTCATGA
- a CDS encoding GFA family protein, with product MKYEGSCHCGQVSFEVKGELEKVMECNCSHCSRKGYLLWFVPLADFTLNSAESELSTYTFNKHVIKHHFCPKCGCAPFGFGTDRSGAETAAINVRCLEGVELSDLERIPVDGRSL from the coding sequence ATGAAGTACGAGGGAAGCTGCCATTGCGGTCAGGTATCGTTCGAGGTGAAAGGTGAACTGGAGAAGGTCATGGAGTGCAATTGCTCGCACTGCAGCCGCAAGGGTTATCTTCTCTGGTTCGTGCCACTCGCTGACTTCACGCTGAACAGCGCCGAGTCCGAGTTGTCCACGTATACCTTCAACAAGCACGTCATCAAGCACCATTTCTGCCCGAAATGCGGCTGTGCGCCGTTCGGGTTTGGTACCGACCGTTCAGGTGCTGAAACAGCAGCTATCAACGTGCGCTGTCTGGAAGGTGTGGAACTGTCGGATCTGGAAAGAATTCCAGTCGATGGCCGTTCTTTGTAG